ATTCGAACCGGCTTCGCAGCACCCTAACCCGGTGAGAGCAACATCACTAACTCGGCCGTGTCGCATCGCCCTCACACCGGGGAATTGCGGCCCGAGTCCAACATCGGAGCCAGGTAGTCGCGCGCGAATCCTCGCGCCTGTTCCGGAGTCTCCAGCCCTATCACCGTCTGCCGGGTGAGGATCAACGACAGCGCAATCCGTATGTGCAGCTCGGCAACCACCCGCAAATGGGTGACGTCTTCTGCCGAAACCGCTGCATCACCATAGATTTCAGCCTTCCAAAGAGCCGCACAGAACTCACGGAACGTCTCGACCAGTGGCCCGGCCTCCACCGTGAGCGCGGGCAGGATCGACTCCGGTTCGGTTTCCAGCAGCCTGCGCAAGAGCGGGTGATCGAGAATAAATTCAACTGTGTAGGAAGAACTTTCGGCCATACGGTCGGCCAGCGTCATCGAGCGGCCTTCCACACGGGAGGCCACGCCGGCCATGTACTTCCGCAGCTCCGCGTACACAACCGCTTCGGTGAGCGCCTTCTTGTTCGGAAATCTCCGGTACACCGTCGCGCGACTGAGTCCCGCGCGTTTGGCGACGTCATCGACGGTGGATCGGCGCCAGCCCGCCACCGCAATCTGTTCGGACGCCGCCGCCAGTACCCGTTCGGTGAGTTCGTCGACGTCACCGGGCAGTTGCAGCGACGCGAGATCGGCCGATGCCAGCGTGTCGAGCAGTGTGTCCTTGGTCACTTGCATTCCACGCTCCTTGTCACTCGTCAGGGTGCCGACGATACTTCAGAAACAAAGATATAAATATTGTCTCATAGTCTCAGCATACAAGGAGGGCTCGTGGTCAGAGCGGCTTTTTCTCGCTACATTCAGGAAGTCTGTGCAACCCGGGTGCAGTTCCTCACCTTCCTCATGGGGGTCTGGTTCACCCCGCAAGGGCCCATCGGGCTGATGATCAACCACGACTTCCCGATGCACTCCACCCATGAGATGTACCGGGCGTCGTTCTACGCATTCGGCGTCATCCCGGTTGGCGTCAATGGCTGGCACGCCCTGTTCCACCTGGCCACCGGTGTTGCTCTGCTCATCGGCGCCCGCACCCGCATCGGAGCCATCCGCTACGCGGCCGTGGTGGCGCTGCTCTACTGGGCGATGGTGGCCGTGTGCATCCTGGGCGGCATGGCCGTGTGCAGTGTGATGGCCGTCGACACGGTCGGCAACTGGGTCCACAGTTCCGAAGGGCTGATCCTCGCCATGATCGCTGCCTACGGCCTGGTCAGCAGCGACGAGCACGCGGCGGTTCCGGCCACCTAGGAGGATCGCCGCCGCTGGGCGGGGCGATCGAACGATCGGTACGTTGAACAAGTGCGAAATGCGATGTCTCGCGCGGCCGTTGCCGCCATATTCCTGTTCTTATCCGGCAGCTTCGGGGTGTCCGCGGCGCAGACCGCGGATGCGGCGGCCTGCGCCGACATCGACCTGTCCTTCGCGCGCGGCACCAACGAGCCGGCGGGCCTCGGGGATGTCGGCAAGTCCTTCACCGATGCGGTGAAAAAGCAGCTACAGGGTGCCAAGGGAATGAGCATCGATACATACGGAGTGGACTACCCCGCCAGCGTCGACTTCATCCAGGCCGGCAAGGGCTCGGACGACCTGAGCAAGCACATTCAGAAGGCTGCCGCCGACTGTCCGAAGAAGAAGTTCGTCGTGGGCGGGTACGCACAGGGCGCGGCGGTGGTGGATGTGCTGCTGGGCAACACCCCTCCGGGGACCTACACCTTCACCAATCCGCTACCCGCCGGGCTGGAGGACCGCATCGTGTCGATCGTGCTGTTCGGGGATCCCAAGAACATCCGCCCGCCCGGTGTAGAGGTGAACCTCGCTATCCGGGAAGACTTACTGCACAAGGTCGTTGACGTGTGCAACCCCGGCGATTTCTTCTGCGATCCACAGGGCGGAGACATCGTCTCGCACACTACCTACGCCAAGGACAAGCTGACCGACAGCGCCGCGGACACCGTGGTGCAGCGGTTGGTCGCCCTGCTGGGCAACCCGTGCCACCAGAGCGCCAACGGCGCCGCGGCCGCCACCACGACCTGCCCGCCCAGCGCGTAGCCCAAGACGGGTATCCATTTCGCCGGTTCCAGCGCGCACGGACGCCTCCGCGCAGAACAATCGAGACACTCAACCGCGGCTTTGCCTGCGATGTAGTCGCATGTGTACAGTCGTGGATGGCCATGGCGTAGACAGTCGACTACACCGGCGGGAGCGGAGGGTGCAGCAGACATGAGCGGCGATATTCGTGTGGTGGAGCCGGGCGAATACACGTCACCCGCACACCCTCCAGAGCTCAAAGACATTCCCTGCGCCGACGGACGACGGCTGCCACCGGGTCCGGTACCCGGCCGCCCCTATGCCTTGCCTGCAGATCTTCTCGTCGAAGAGTTCGGTCCGCTGTTCTACGCGGATTTCGGGATTTCACGCCGGCTGTACGCCTGCTCGCTGGAACTGGTCGAGGAGCTGTGCGACGAAAGCCGGTTCATGAAGGGCATCACCGACCGGCTTGACCGATTCCGGCCACTGGCGGGCGACGGGTTGTTCACCGCCTACCCGGGCGAGGCCAACTGGCAGAAGGCCCACGATGTTCTGCTGCCCGGCTTCAGCTTCAGCGGTCTGCGCAACTACCACCCCGCGATGCTCGATATCAACCGTCAGCTCATTGCCCGCTGGGACGAGAGCGCAGGCAGGCACCTCGTGGACGTGGCCGAGGATCTGGGCAAGCTCGCCATGGACACGGTCGGGCTGGCCGGGTTCGGGGCGAGGTTCGACTCCTACCAGCAGGAGGGTCTTGCGGCCATTCCGGCGAGCTTCGCCATTGCGCTGCACCAGATGCTGGCTCCGGAAGGCGAGAACAGCGACCTGTTCGCGGCCGAACAGCAGAAGCTACACACCTTCATCGACGAGCTCATCGCACGGCACGAGGACGGTGCGGATGAGCATGAGAACCTGCTCGGGCTCATGCTCGCACCCGGCACCCCCCAGACCCCGGCGCTGGAGCTGAGCAGTGTTCATTTTCAGGTGCTGACGTTCTTGATCGCCGGCCAGGACACCACTTCCACGGTGATGCCAACAGCGCTCTACAGCCTGGTCAAAAACCCTGCCGTGCTGCACCGGGCACAGGCCGAGGTTGACGCGCTCTTCGGGCCGGAAGACGAACACACCCCCACGTTCGACGAGATCGGCAAGCTCCGCTATATCCGTCAGATCGTGGACGAGACGCTGAGGCTTTCGCCCCCGGTCCGCGAATTCGACCGAATGGCAACAGAAGACACCCTGCTCGCCGGGCGCTACCCGGTGCGGAAAGGCGAGGTCGTCACCGTCCTCACCACCGCGCTGCACCGGCAGCCCCAATGGGGCGACAACGTGGAGACTTTCGATCCAGACCGGTTCTCGCCGGAAAGATCGGCAGGGCGGCCGGTGAACCTGTTCAAGCCCTTCGGCACCGGCGCCCGGTCTTGCATCGGGCGGCAGTTCGCGCTGCACGAGGCGACGATGGCCATCGCGGCACTGGTACACAGATACCGCTTCATCGACTCCGAGCACTACCAGTTGCGAACCCAAAGTGATCTCATCCGGAAACCGGTGGGCTTTCGGATGAGCTTGGCACGACGCACTTCCCAAGACCGCCAGCATGAATCGGCCGCCACAGCCGCCGTTATGCCGCAGGAGTCCCCGCTATCGGTGCTCACCGCCGCGCCGGGATCGGCGCTGACCGTCTTCCACGGCTCAAACCTGGGCACCTGTCGAGCACTGGCGCACCAACTGGCCGAAGAAGCTTCCGATCTCGGCTACCGGACTACCGTCGCCCCGCTGAACGAAGCGACACAAGCCCTGCCCGGCGAGGGCACCATGGTTGTCGTGGCCGCCTCCTACAACGGTCAACCCACTGACGATGCCCGGCAGTTTCTCACCTGGCTCGATAGCGCAGACGCTCGTGTGGACGGCGGGCTGCGCTATGCAGTGCTCGGCGTCGGGGATCGGAACTGGGCCGAGACGTACCAGGCGGTGCCTCGAAGAATCGATGAACGACTCGCCGCGATCGGCGGCACGCCGATTGTTTCCCGTTGCGAGGCCGATACTTCCGGTGATTTCGCGGGTAGCGTCGAGTCTTTCTCGCAGGCACTCTGGACCTCGTTGGGCACGGTTGCCGGTGCGGATACACCCACCGGCACCCTCGAGGGGCCCCTGTACGAACTCCGCGCCATCGACGGGCCCGTGACAGCGGCAATCGATGCTCGGTTCGAAGTGATACCCATGACGGTTCTGGAGAACCGGGAATTGGTTGGCGCCAATAACCCACTGGGACAGGCCAAGCGGCTGGTACGTGTGGCATTGCCCGTCGACGTCGAGTACCACACCGGGGACCACCTCACCGTCCTCGCAGATAACCTGCCCGAAGTCGTGGACAAAGCTGGCGAGTTACTCGGCCTCATCCTGGACCGGCGCATCTCCATCAACACCCGGCGTAACAGCCGACGAGCCATTGCACTGGACCGCGAGGTAAGTGTGCGCGAGCTACTCACCCACTTCCTCGAACTGCGCAAGCCGGCCACCAGAACGCAGCTGCTCCGCCTGGCCGCGGCGAATCCCTGCCCACCGGAGCGATCCGCGATGGAGGCGCTCGCCGAGCATCCGGAGACGCGATCGCTCGGTATCGCGGGGTGTCTCATGGAGTTTCCCGCCACCACGCTGTCTCGCGCCGAGCTTCTTGAACTGTTCGAACCGATGACACCACGGCACTACTCGATAGCGTCCTCTGCCCGGCAAAGCCCGGGGATCGTCGAGCTCGTGGTCAGCGTGCTCGATGCCCCCGCCCGCTCCGGCTTCGGAGATTTTCAAGGAGTGGCATCCAACTATCTCGCCAATATCAAGCCAGGACAACAGATTCGAGCACGGGTCGACCAGGCCCGGCAGGCATTTCGGGCCGGGGCCGCCCCCGCCCGGAATGTCATCTTGGTCAGTGCCGGTACCGGAGTCGCACCGTTCCGGGGATTTGTCGGTGACCGGCTGGCCGCACAGCGCGCCGGCGAGCCGTTCGCTCCGGCGCTCTGCTTCTTCGGCGTCCGGCATCCGGAAGTCGACTACCTGTTCCGAGACGAGTTCGCAGCCGCGGAACAGTCGGGCGTGGTCCACATGCGCCCGGCGTTCTCCCGCGCATCCGAGAACGGCATCAAGTACGTACAAGACCGGATTGCCGCCGACGCGGACGACATCTGGGATCTGCTCGGCGATCCTGCCAAGCAGACGCACGTGTACGTCTGTGGCGATGGCGGCAAGATGGCCCCTGCCGTCCGAGAAGCATTCTTGGATATCTACCGGAGGCACACCGGCGCCACCGAGCCTCAGGCGCGAAACTGGCTTACCGGCCTGGTCGAGGCCGATCGCTATGTGGAGGATGTCTGGACCGAGTGAGACCCATGGCAGCCCGGTCTCGGCGGCACGTAGTGTTTGTTGAAGGTCCCTGACTCTTCAAGCGGGAGTACACCGATGCGCAGACGCACCTTTCTCCGATCCGGCTCCGTGGCATTGCCCGCTGTGGCTCTGGGCTTGTCCACAACCGGAACCGCCCACGCCGATGTTCGCCCTACCGGGTCAATTGCGTACCCGTTCAGTGCCATTGACGTACCTGCGAAAAGCGCGCCGTGGACCCTGGAAACGGACCGCGCTGCGCTGCTGGTTCACGATATGCAGCACTACTTCGTGAAGGCATATGCGCCACATACCGATCCCATCGGCACCGTGCTGAAGAACATCAGGAGCCTGCTCGACGTCGCGCATGCACGCGGCATGCCGGTGCTCTACTCAGCGCAGCCCGGAGGTATGACACCGGAGCAGCGCGGACTCTTCGGCCAGCTGTACGGGCCGGGCATGCCAGATGACGACGCCGAGCGCGCGATTGTCGATCCCATAGCGCCGATGGCCACGGATACCGTTCTGACGAAATGGAAGTACAGCGAGTTCTTCCGCTCTGAACTTCTGGAGATTCTGCGTAACGCCAACCGCGATCAGCTGATCATCGTCGGCGTCTACGCCTTCTCCGGAATCACCGTGACATCCGCCGATGCGGTCCAGAACGACATTCAGGCGTTCATCGTCTCCGATGCTGTCGCGGACTACACCGCTGCGGGGCACAACCAGGCGCTAGCCTGGTGCGCGGAGCGGACGGCCAAGATACTGACCACGAAGTCGGCGCTCGCCGCGCTCGGCAGCTCGTAGTCACCCGCCGACATCACGAAGGCCGCCTGCATATCTCACGCAGGCGGCCTTCGTGATGTTGCCTAGACCAGTGCGGGCACCGTGGCCAGTGCCTGGGCGACACCGGAGACGATCGCGGCGATCTTGAGTGCCTCGAGCACCTGCTCGCGTGTCAGTCCGGCTTCACGCAGCACCTTCTCGTGCGAGCCGACACAGAAGTGACAGCCGTTGATCGTCGAAACCGCGAAGGACCAGAGCTCGAACTCGGCCTTGTCGACACCGGGGTTGCCGATGATGTTCATCCGCAGACCCGGGCGCAGGTCGTCGTAGGCTCCGTCTAGGAAGCCGCGACCCCGGTAGAACACGTTGGTCATCGCCATGATGGACGCCGCGCCCAGCGCAGCATCGAGGGCCTCCGGAGCCAGGATGCCCGCGGCCTCCTCGCGGATCTCCTTGAACACCTGCTCGTTCCGAGTGGCGGCCGCCGTGGCGACCAAGGTGCCCCAGAGCTGACTCTGCGAGAGCACGGTGCCGCGGGCGACCGTGCCGAGGTTGAGCTTGAGGTCCTTGGCGTACTCGGGCAGCGCTTCCTTCAGGTTTTCAATAGACACAGTTACCCAATCCTCCTAAACACCCGCGCTCATCAGTTCGCCCGCGTCGATCGTCGGATCACCCTTGCGCCAGTTGCAGGCGCACAACTCATCGGACTGCAGCGCGTCGAGGACACGCAGCACCTCGTCAACGTTGCGACCAACGGAACCCGCTGTGACGGAAACGAACTGGATGATGTTGTCCGGATCGATGATGAAGGTCGCGCGGTCCGCCACGCCGTCGGAGTTCAGTACACCGGCGGCCTCGGCCAGCTCACGCTTGAGGTCGCTGAGCATCGGGAACGGCAGGGTCTTGAGGTCCTCGTGCTGAGCGCGCCACTGGAAGTGCACGAATTCGTTGTCCACCGAGGCACCCAGCACCTGGGTGTCGCGATCGGCGAACTCGTCGTTCAGACGGCCGAACGCGGCGATCTCGGTGGGGCACACGAAGGTGAAGTCCTTCGGCCAGAAAAAGATCACACGCCACTTGCCGGGGTGGTCGTCACTGGTGACGGTGGTGAAGTAGTCGTCGGGCTGCTGCGCGTTCACCTTCGACAGATCGCCGCCGATGACCGCAGTCAGGTTGTAGGCCGGGAATTCATCGCCGATGGTCCGCAGAGTCACGATCCTTCTCCTTTACGTATTCGCTGAATGCTTACTGGCACCATCGTGCCGGAAATCTTTCGAAAATAAAACGTGATTGTTGGCACTATATTGATAGGTATGTCCGATCGTAGTTATCAACCGACCCTGGTCGGCCTGCGCGCTTTCGTGGCTATTGCACGGAAACGCCACTTCGGCAGCGCCGCCGCCGAGCTCGGGGTGAGTCAGCCCTCGCTCTCACAGGCCCTCTCCATGCTCGAAGAGGGATTGGGCGTGCGACTCATCGAACGCAACACCCGCACGGTGCTGCTCACCCCCGAGGGCGAGACACTGCTGGGAAAGGCCGCCTCCACCCTCGACGCGGTCGATGAATTCACCTCTGCAGCAAGCGGAGTTCGCGATCCCTTCGCGCAGACACTGCGGCTCGGCCTGATCCCCACGGTGGCGCCCTATGTGTTGCCCATGGTGCTCAGCGGCCTGTCCCGTGAGTTCCCCGAGATGTCGTTGCGGGTCACCGAGGACCAAACCGGACGGCTGCTGCGGTCATTGGCCGACGGATCCCTGGACGTGGCCGTCATGGCGCTGCCCGCGCAAACTCACGGCATGGCGGAAATCCCCATGTACCGGGAGGACTTCGTCCTGGCGCTACCGTCCGGGCACCCGCTGGCAGGCAGCACGAACGTCGAGCCCGCCGATCTGGCCGATATGCCGCTGCTGTTGCTGGATGAGGGGCATTGCCTTCGCGATCAGGCCCTGGAGGTCTGCCAGCTCGCCGGTGTGCGCCCCGATCTCGGCCACACCCGCGCGGCCTCCTTGGCCACCGCCGTGCAATGCGTCGAGGGCGGGCTGGGGGTCACGCTGATCCCGGGCACCGCCGTCACCGTCGAAACCGCGAGCGGCGGACTGGCCACCGCGACCTTCGCCGCACCGGTACCGGGGCGACGGATCGGTCTGGTGTACCGCGCGATCAGTGGACGCGAGGACGCCTACCTGCGGCTGGCCGAACTACTGACCCGACTCGTCTCGGCCGTGCATCCGGTATCCGCCGAAGCGGCCTAACGCCAACGCGCCAGGATCTCCTCGGCCCGCGTCGACAGCGCCCGCTGAAAGAAGGGCCCGAAGCTGATCCGTCCCACACCCAGCGGACCGAACGAGGCCGGGTCATCCACGTCCGGCAGCGCGATCGCGTTGACCGGCAGCGGAAGTTCAGAGGTCAAGCGCCGCTGCACATCCGGCTCGTGCCGACCGACCGGGTACAGCGAATCGGCACCGGCCTCGGCGGCGAGCTTCAGTCGCGCGATGGCCCGATCGACGCGATCGGATTCGTCTCCGATCTGCCGCAGCAGAATGTCGGTGCGCGCATTGAGCACCAGCGGGACACCGGCTTGATCGGCAGCGACACGAAGTGCGCCAACCAGATCCGCGTGCTCCTGCGGTTCCCGAATCCGGCCGCCCTCGCTGTGCACCGTGTCCTCGATGTTCAGACCGGCAGCGCCCGCCTCGATAAGCCCCTCAACAATGCGCTGCGGCGTCTGGGCATATCCGGACTCGATGTCCACCGACACCGGCAGGTCGACCGCTGCCGTGATCTGCGAGACCCGAGCCAGCACGTCCTCGAACGACATGCCCTCGCCGTCGGGCTTGCCCACGGAATCGGCCAGCGGATGCGACCCCACGGTCAGCGCCGAGAATCCGGCATCCGCGGCGAGCTTGGCCGACCACGCATCCCACACCGTGGGCAGGAACACCGGATTACCGGGAACGTGCAGTGACTTCAGCAGAGAGGCCTTGGCAGCGAGATCTGTCATGCCTACATCCAACCCTGTTGCGAGCGGATTTACTCCAGCGATTCGGACACGGAGCCACGACGCGCCATGAGACGCGCGACCGCGTCGTGCATGTGCTCGTCGATGAGTCGAAACGCGGCGGGCGCATCGCCGGCACCGATGGCCGCACAGAGCACCTCGTGTTCACGAACCTGCTCAGTGAGATCCGAGTAGGTGCCCTGCAGCTCGCCCAACAACATCCGCGTCTCCAGCAGCAGCGTGCGCATCGCCCGGCGCAGCCGCGGGCTGCCGGAGCAGTCGACCAACACCTCGTGAAAGTCCTGATCGGCGTCGGTGACCGCGACGAGGTCTCCGCGCGTCGCCGCCTCTGTCATCACCGCCACCGGGACGAGCAGGCGCCGGTAGGCAGTGACGGTGTCGCCGGACATGATGCATTCCAGCGCAGCGCGCTCGATCGCCGCCCGAGACCGGTAGACGTCGTGCACGTCCTCATCGGTCAGCTCGATGACGAAGATGCCTCGATTGCGCTCGCTACGCAGCAGACCCTCGGACACCAGACGTTGCATGGCTTCACGCAGTGGCCCGCGCGACACCGCGAACTGCGCCGCCAGCGACGCCTCCCCCAACTGCGCGCCGGGCGCCAGCACGCCCCGCATGATCGCGATCCGCAACCGCTCGGCGATCAGCTCCGCCGTCGACTGCCGTTCCAGGGGCGCGAACTCCTCAGGTACCAGCGTCGTCATGTCGTCTCCTGAAAAGCCGCCCCAAACCCGGAAAATCGGGCACCTCTTTGATTAATCGCAAACCTTCCCACACCGTCACCTGGTTCGCGGTCAATACCGCCTTGCCCAGCCGCGATTCGAGCCGCTCGACATGCGCGATGGTGTGCATGGCGGTATCCGGGATCAACAGCGCCTCGGCGTCCGGATGATCATGAGCATCGGCCAGCTCGTCGATCTGATCCGCCGTGAGCCGGCCTACCTCGGCAGCGGTGTCAATGCCCGCCTCGCCCATCGACACCACCTCGATACCGTGCGCGGCCAGAAACGCGACGAACAGCTCCGCGATGTCCCGCGGATAGCTCGCCGCCACCGCCACCTTCGAAACCCCCAGTGCGGTGGCTGCATTGACGAAGGCGAAGGACGTGCTGGACGCGGGTGTACCGCTGTGCTCCGACAGGCCCGCCACTTGCTCGGCCGCGCCCTGCGGGCCGTACACAAAACTGCCGGAGGTGCACGCCCAGACGACAGCGCCGGGCTCGTGGGGACGCAACAGTCGAGCACCCTCGGCGAGCCTTTCGGGGCTTCCCAGATCCAGCAGTTCGGGAACCGCGTGCAGGTCCGTGCCGTAGATGTGCACGACGGGGAAGTTCATATCCAGCTGCCGGGCCACCAGCGGGTAGTCCGACTCCGCAGCGTGATCCGGGTAGATGAATCCCACCGTCGGCGCGAAGGGCCGTCCACCGGACACCATCAGGTACCTCCTCCGAATACGTCGCGGAGCCACTTACCGGGCCCCATCATGGGAAGACTCATCCGGTCCAGACAGGCCCAGATGGTCAGTTGATTGGCGGTCAGTACCGGCTTACCCAGCAGCCGCTCCAACGGCTCGATGACGTCGTAGGTCCGCAGGTTGGTGCAGCTGACGAAGATCGCCTCGGCATCATCGGTATCGGCGGCCAGAATCCGCTCGGCGACGGTGCGGTAGTTCACCTTCCAGATGCCGCCGCCCAGGCCCAGGTGATCCGTACGCACCACCGTGACGCCCAGCTCCCCCAGAAACTTGGCCAGCAACTCGGTCAACTCGGCGTCGTACGGGGTGATGACGCTGATCCTGCCGATACCCAAGGCGGTCACTGCCTCGGCCAGCGCGCCCGAGGTGGTGACCGCGGACTTGGCGCCTGCCGCCATGATCGCCTCGACCAGCGATCGCTCGTGCTCGACTCCCCGGATAAAACTGCCCGAAGTACACAGGTATGCAACGACTTCCGGTTCGACGTGCAGAACATCGCGGGTGGCCGCCTGCAGGTGGCCGGTGTTGGACACCAGCTCGGCCATGGCGCGGCTCACTGGCACCGGCTCATAGGGCGTGCGGGCCAGGTGCAAGGACACCTCGGCCGGCACCCACCGCCACAACTCACGTTCCAGCGCCAGGTCGAAGGGCGCAATGATGCCGATGCCACGCTGGTCAGCCGCCTCCGAGAAGTCGGGAAGAGACGAAAAATCCACCGGCAAGACCTAACACTCGCAGCATCGCTCTACGCTCCGAGCCACCACTCAGATTGTTGACAATCATACGATATCTTCATACGGTGTCAACGTGAGCGCGCGCCCGATTGTTGCGGTGCAGCACGCCGCCACAGCGGTACCCGACCGTCTCGCTCCCGTGACCGCGGCCGCCGAAGTACGCCTCGTGGAATCCGATCAGTTGGCGACGGCGCTGCCCGGAGCCGAGATCCTCTTCGTGTACGACTTCCGCTCGTCCGCACTGCGCGAAACATGGTCTGCCGCAGACTCGCTGCGCTGGGTGCAGATCGCATCGACCGGTGTCGATCCGGTGCTGTTCGACGGGCTCGTCGAGAGCCAGGTGGTGCTCACCAACTCGCGCGGACTCTTCGAGCGGCCCATCGCCGAGTACGTGCTGGCACAAATCCTGGCCTTCGCCAAGGATATTCGCCGCTCCACCCGCGCACAGGCAGCGCTGAGCTGGCGACACTTCGAGTCGGAGTCCATCGCGGGCTCGCCCGTCGCGGTGCTGGGAACCGGACCCATCGGCCAGGAGATCGCCGCCCTGCTGACCGCCGCGGGCATGCAGGTCACGGTGCTGGGCAGGGCCGAATCTGCCGATTTGCCTTCGCATGTGCGCGAGGCCGAGTACCTGGTGCTGGCAGCACCCCTTACCACGCAGACGCATGGAATAGTCAATGCGCGCGTGCTCTCGGCGATGCGACCGACCGCCCGGCTGATCAACGTGGGGCGGGGAGAACTGGTAGGCACCTGGGATCTGGTGTCCGCACTGAACCGAGGCGATATTGCCGGCGCGGCTCTGGATGTCACCGATCCCGAACCGCTGCCGGTCGGACATCCCCTGTGGCGCACACCGAATACGTACATAACGCCGCACAACAGTGGTGATGTCCACGGTTGGTCCGACCGTCTTCAGGACCAGTTCGTCGTCAACTTCGAGCGCTATCTCCGGGGCGAGGAACTTCTGAACATCGTCGACAAGGACAGGATGCACGGCAATGCATAAACCGACCGACCCCACCGAGATGACGGCCCTGGAGCTGGTGGCCGCCTACACCTCGGGAGAGCTGTCTCCGGTGGAGGCAACCGCGGCGGTACTGTCCCGGATCGCGCAGACCGACAGCACCATCAACGCCTACTGCCTTGTCGACGAGGAAGCAGCCCTGGCCGCCGCCACCGAATCCGAAGAGCGCTGGCGCGGCAACTACACCCGCGGGCTGCTCGACGGTGTGCCGATTTCCATCAAGGACGTGTTCCTCACCCGCGACTGGCCCACCCTGCGGGGCAGCGGACTGGTCGATCCGGCCGGGCCATGGGAGGTGGACAGCCCTGCCGTACAACGAATCCGGGCCGACGGCATGGTCATGGTCGGCAAGACCACCACCCCCGAGTTCGCCTGGAAGGGCGTCACCGACAGTCGTCAGCGCGGGGTCACCCACAACCCGGTAGACCCCCGCCGCACCGCCGGCGGATCGTCAGGCGGCAGCGCGGCTGCGGTGGCCGCGGGCATGGCGCCCATGTCCATCGGCACCGACGGTGGGGGCAGTGTCCGCATACCCGCCAGCTTTTGCGGCGTGGTCGGTTTCAAGCCCACCCACGGTCGCATCCCGATGTACCCGATCAGCCCGTTCGGCCCGCTGGCGCATGGCGGTCCGATCACCCGGACCGTCGAAGACGCTGCGTTGCTTATGGACATCATCAGCCTGCCGGATCACCGCGATCCCACCTCGCTGTCGCCGACCCTGACGACCTACCGCTCACAGGTATATCGCGATATGACCGGGCTCGACATCGCGTACTCCCCCACGCTCGGGTATGTCGACGTCGACCCCGAGGTCGCCGGCTTGGTGGAGAATGCGGTGAACGCACTCAATGATGCCGGGCTGCCGGTCACGCACGCCGACCCCGGCTTCACCGACCCGATCGACGATTTCGAAACACTATGGGCCGCAGGCGCGGCCGCCAGCCTGAACAACTACGGCTCCGTCGATGACGTGCGCGCGGGCATCGATCCCGGGCTGGCCCAGATGTGGGACGCCGGACTCGGCGCCTCGGCCACCGAATA
The nucleotide sequence above comes from Mycobacteroides saopaulense. Encoded proteins:
- a CDS encoding isochorismatase family protein, producing the protein MRRRTFLRSGSVALPAVALGLSTTGTAHADVRPTGSIAYPFSAIDVPAKSAPWTLETDRAALLVHDMQHYFVKAYAPHTDPIGTVLKNIRSLLDVAHARGMPVLYSAQPGGMTPEQRGLFGQLYGPGMPDDDAERAIVDPIAPMATDTVLTKWKYSEFFRSELLEILRNANRDQLIIVGVYAFSGITVTSADAVQNDIQAFIVSDAVADYTAAGHNQALAWCAERTAKILTTKSALAALGSS
- a CDS encoding cutinase family protein, which codes for MRNAMSRAAVAAIFLFLSGSFGVSAAQTADAAACADIDLSFARGTNEPAGLGDVGKSFTDAVKKQLQGAKGMSIDTYGVDYPASVDFIQAGKGSDDLSKHIQKAAADCPKKKFVVGGYAQGAAVVDVLLGNTPPGTYTFTNPLPAGLEDRIVSIVLFGDPKNIRPPGVEVNLAIREDLLHKVVDVCNPGDFFCDPQGGDIVSHTTYAKDKLTDSAADTVVQRLVALLGNPCHQSANGAAAATTTCPPSA
- a CDS encoding DUF4383 domain-containing protein; its protein translation is MVRAAFSRYIQEVCATRVQFLTFLMGVWFTPQGPIGLMINHDFPMHSTHEMYRASFYAFGVIPVGVNGWHALFHLATGVALLIGARTRIGAIRYAAVVALLYWAMVAVCILGGMAVCSVMAVDTVGNWVHSSEGLILAMIAAYGLVSSDEHAAVPAT
- a CDS encoding TetR/AcrR family transcriptional regulator, producing the protein MQVTKDTLLDTLASADLASLQLPGDVDELTERVLAAASEQIAVAGWRRSTVDDVAKRAGLSRATVYRRFPNKKALTEAVVYAELRKYMAGVASRVEGRSMTLADRMAESSSYTVEFILDHPLLRRLLETEPESILPALTVEAGPLVETFREFCAALWKAEIYGDAAVSAEDVTHLRVVAELHIRIALSLILTRQTVIGLETPEQARGFARDYLAPMLDSGRNSPV
- a CDS encoding bifunctional cytochrome P450/NADPH--P450 reductase is translated as MSGDIRVVEPGEYTSPAHPPELKDIPCADGRRLPPGPVPGRPYALPADLLVEEFGPLFYADFGISRRLYACSLELVEELCDESRFMKGITDRLDRFRPLAGDGLFTAYPGEANWQKAHDVLLPGFSFSGLRNYHPAMLDINRQLIARWDESAGRHLVDVAEDLGKLAMDTVGLAGFGARFDSYQQEGLAAIPASFAIALHQMLAPEGENSDLFAAEQQKLHTFIDELIARHEDGADEHENLLGLMLAPGTPQTPALELSSVHFQVLTFLIAGQDTTSTVMPTALYSLVKNPAVLHRAQAEVDALFGPEDEHTPTFDEIGKLRYIRQIVDETLRLSPPVREFDRMATEDTLLAGRYPVRKGEVVTVLTTALHRQPQWGDNVETFDPDRFSPERSAGRPVNLFKPFGTGARSCIGRQFALHEATMAIAALVHRYRFIDSEHYQLRTQSDLIRKPVGFRMSLARRTSQDRQHESAATAAVMPQESPLSVLTAAPGSALTVFHGSNLGTCRALAHQLAEEASDLGYRTTVAPLNEATQALPGEGTMVVVAASYNGQPTDDARQFLTWLDSADARVDGGLRYAVLGVGDRNWAETYQAVPRRIDERLAAIGGTPIVSRCEADTSGDFAGSVESFSQALWTSLGTVAGADTPTGTLEGPLYELRAIDGPVTAAIDARFEVIPMTVLENRELVGANNPLGQAKRLVRVALPVDVEYHTGDHLTVLADNLPEVVDKAGELLGLILDRRISINTRRNSRRAIALDREVSVRELLTHFLELRKPATRTQLLRLAAANPCPPERSAMEALAEHPETRSLGIAGCLMEFPATTLSRAELLELFEPMTPRHYSIASSARQSPGIVELVVSVLDAPARSGFGDFQGVASNYLANIKPGQQIRARVDQARQAFRAGAAPARNVILVSAGTGVAPFRGFVGDRLAAQRAGEPFAPALCFFGVRHPEVDYLFRDEFAAAEQSGVVHMRPAFSRASENGIKYVQDRIAADADDIWDLLGDPAKQTHVYVCGDGGKMAPAVREAFLDIYRRHTGATEPQARNWLTGLVEADRYVEDVWTE
- a CDS encoding alkyl hydroperoxide reductase, with translation MSIENLKEALPEYAKDLKLNLGTVARGTVLSQSQLWGTLVATAAATRNEQVFKEIREEAAGILAPEALDAALGAASIMAMTNVFYRGRGFLDGAYDDLRPGLRMNIIGNPGVDKAEFELWSFAVSTINGCHFCVGSHEKVLREAGLTREQVLEALKIAAIVSGVAQALATVPALV